The following nucleotide sequence is from Drosophila simulans strain w501 chromosome 3L, Prin_Dsim_3.1, whole genome shotgun sequence.
ATAGCCGCAACTGTACCTGGTTCAGTCAACATTTTGTGGAGTAAGTTGCTGACCTAAAAGTCTCATTTGTTGGGCCTGATTCCTTCGCCTTCGCTTCGCCCACTGTGCAGCATATATTTTTCGGTCGTTTCGGGGCTGGCAATATTTTTTGGATATACATGTTTATACGTGTGTGAGCGTCTGTtggttttgttgcttttttgataAATGGTGTGCTCTTTTATCATGTTGCTCCTGAGCTTTGGTTCGCTTTTCGCGCTCGCCTCTCGCCAGTGGAAAGATAAAATacgtttttcatttcgctgcaGTTCCTAACTTCCCCCAACATTTTCGTTCTTTCCAATTTTCGTTCGCTTGATTTTGGCTCTGGCTGTGTTGATTTTTTAGCCCGGCTGTGTGTTCACTTGCCtgatttttttcacattttctgCAGCCAAGCGCagctaaaacaaaagcagcatgATAGACCACCGTAGTCAAAAGTCCAGCCCACAAAATACCTAATATATAATGATGACTTACTCTTTTAAGAACCCcttttacaaaaaatgtaaatttaatgtccattaacttatttaatttgatcaCCTCTCTATCCACTCTTAGTTGGAAAATGaagttttgcaattaatttttggccgaATATAATATACCATTATATACCCAGTAACGAAagtagaaaaatattattttcggTATTTTGTGATTGCCTCCGTCCGTTGTTCCTGTTGCTCCTGCCACccaatccacatccacttcgcCCCATTTTATCCTGGCAGACACAAATCCTATGTAGACATTGGACATGACAATCTTTTGCCTCAGTTGCTCCGACCCTGTGCCTCTGGcttatggttttgttttactaCTTAGTTAATcagctaatttaaagtttcttCCCATGTGTGTCtggttttttgctttgttttcttgAGCCCCGCCAGTTGGATTTGTGGCTTGTCAAGGCTCCAACGGCATGAAGttacaaattgaataatttttgttctctctttttggttttctgcATTACCCGGAAATTTTTGCACAAATTGAatggttttcattttctttttggctggCTCTTGATTGGCattacatatataattatgGATCAGATTTCCCTAACATACTCTTACAATCCCACATTATATTCAAGGTAGATTCTCATTGCAGAAAAGtttggaaaaatatatttcgagGGGtgatttattttcggtttctATGGTTATATATCTTTGCAATACGCAATATGATTTTCAAGAAAATACTCAGATAAAAATCTTGTATTTAAACAGtggtatataaaatattacctTAAACAACAAAGCTGgaacaatttaattagctcATGCTTAAAAACCTCTTTTCAGATATCTTGAAACCAATTTTTACataattgctttttaatttctttataaacgCTTAACCCTTAGACGTCCGTTAACCGCCTGAAGCAGCAGATCTGAATCAAAAATACATTATAAAACTTGTCTATCCTCACCAGTTGGtagtgaaaaacaaagcaaagagGCGAATCTCTTAAACCCAAACCACCTGGACATAATTTtgaattatgtttattatgtTTGCCTCAAAAAGTTGCCTTTTTTCGCCAAGAAAACGACCGAGAAGAGGTGGCGAAAGAGCATTCAACATTCCCACAGTCTAGACAACTTGTTTATGGTTAAGTTGCGTGCAGATCCCGCCCACTATATGACCGTACACAAGTATATCTCCCTGGAAAACCCAACTCCGATTCCGTCTCATTCAGGGAACAATGCGCTTTGGCTGCGCCCTTGCAACAAATTTATAACTATACCCCTGGACTTTTTTTGtatacacatttttattaaaaacgtGGCTGAGGGGGGATAGggaaaaaaatagaaacagTCAACCGAATGGCTAAAAGCTAAAAGGCAAAGTAAGCCACAAAGTAGAAAAGTAAAATGCCAACTTCCTCCTGGACTCCTTCTCTGCGAAAAAGAAGTCGTGCAGCGGAGTTTAAGTGGCAAACTGAGCCAGCAACTTACGGCCAAGAACCGAAGGAGctatatattttgcatacgTATTTGCGttgcgaaatattttcattttatatcgCTCGCTGGCTTTTCgttgtgcaatttatttagcatGAATTGTTTTCCCGCCCTGTACGACTTGGCATTCAGAGTACTCCGACTCCAACTCCCAACTCTGGCGATGACTTCTGCGTTTTGTGACAAATTAAGTTGGCAGCAAATAAGATATTTTTATAGGTGCTTCAGGATATTTTCCAGCTCGGGGTATGAAAGTTTTGCCAGCAACTTGGTAACGAAGCAAGTTTCTTTCCGGAATTATGCTTAgtgtttttgtaaataatacGCAGTCGGAAAAGTAGTATGTCTTTCGTTTAATGACAGGCTAATATATATTAGTGATGCTAGATTTCTTTATTATATTAGTAAAAGAACTAAGCATACAATTATTTCCAATCTAATCTAGAAGTATCAGTAACAGATATTTTTTctaccaaaaaaaattttttgctCTCACGTccacatttaaaattttctcCAGGCGAAGTCAACTTTTGCACAAGttagaaatataattttttcttttgagcaaaataaaacataGACCTGAGGaacattttaatcaaatttggcaaaaagtgTTTCTAAATTGGCAGACATATGCGTACAGACATAGAATCCCCCAGGCATCCATCCCTAATTTTCAGCCAACACCtctcatatttttttttttatttttagctgctCACATGTCGTAATTTGCACCAAGCCAATTTGCGTTTGCCTTTGAACTTGGTTCCAAATTTTTTTAACCCCTCCACGGCAGCAGATTTCCCTTCCTCCGGGGACGAGTGAAAATTTTGTGCTGTCTGCGAGAAAAATGATAAGATGACAGCGCCATGAAGAAGGCAAGTGCGAAACGTAAAAAATATGGCAGctcattttttaatattttttctctttgGTGTACTTTTTGGGGACAGACAGTTGGCAAACACCAGCCGGATAGATAGGACGCTCGGGAGTGGCACCTGTAAATttcggtgtttttttttccccagcCATCCGAGAGgactaaataaaaatgtcgACGTGCCGGCAATTGAGGGGCAGGACGCCTCAGCTCAGAGTTATATGTGTCTGCCACACGTAGCCTTTGACATTGGCCCCGCTAATGAGCCAGCACTTTGACAAACTGCCACCCGACACTTGGCACTTGCAACTGAACTTGAGCCAATTGAAGGGCTGGCCAAGGGGGAGGGAATTCCTGGGGGAATAATGCAATTATGAGTCCATTGGGTCTGCAGTCTATGTGGCAGTCAACATAATTAAACCATGATCTGGCCAAGTCATCCTGAAGTTTTAGTGGAACCAAATGTTGAGCATCGTGAAAtgcttattttattcaaatttaaaactattttatttgcattgtttaaataaacaccATGCATGGCTTGGTGAaataatatctatatatataagatattaCTCGGGCTGTATTGATTTAAGTTCGTACCTGGATAAAACGAACAGTTTACAAATGGGTAGGTACCAATCTCTCAAAAATTTATGAACCATCTAGTTAGTAATTCACGAACATATGCAGGAATCCCCCCAATTTGAATGGTCCAACCTAACCAATTGATCCACTCATCAATTGAGCTGAATAGCTAATAAAGCCAAATTTTTTCCAATCAACCCAGAGACACAATTAAAAAAGAGCTACCGAGGCTGTCACGATATTTCTAATAGAAACCAACCCCATTTAACTCACTTCGCCGtcgaaatgcataaataattaccGGACAGCTGTCTGCCAAATAAgagaaatcaaatcgaaaatcgaTGCAAAACTTTAGAGcaataaagtatataattGAAGGGTTAACAAAGCCGGGCAGGAAAAAGCCTGGGATTAACCCATTAGAGAGGTTGTGGGTTTCGGCGATGATGGGCAAAGTAATTCGAAGAGGAcatcaaaaattaatgcaaaaataaataattaaataatacacCGTTAAATAATCCGAAAACCAACACCATTAATAAACTCAGCGACAGGACAGCGGCGGACGAAGAgcaaaggacgaaggacgaaggactctGGACTCGAGCGCACAGTGAaatattggcaaataaaacgattttgacgctgaattttaaaacaagtgGCACGTAGCACAGTCCTGCTTTCAGGACCATCGAACCACCCCCCAGAAAACAACGAGCGCCAGGACTCAAATTCAAAATCGCATTTATTATACTTACATTCCAAGTTTTCCGCCCTGCGTACGtttgtcaaatatttattctctGGATTGGATCGCTGGATTTACTGATTAGCATGCGCATGCCGCAGAGCCAAGAAGGTCCTTTGGCAGTCCTCCCATTTTTGCTAACGAATCGCAGCAGGAACACCCGTCCCGTCCAGTGGCCAGAAGGCACTCGGATTCGAATTCGGTGCAGGAAACGGGAAATAGGCTAAAGAGCACGTGAAAAGCAGCCAGGACATACCTGAAGTGTCGCGCTGAAGTGTCCTCCAGGCGACTCGTCAATCGTCCTTTGCCGACTCGCACACCAGGCCGAAATCAATTGCCAACAGACGGACGGGCGGACGAAAGGAACTGAAGCCGGAATATCTGAGCGACGGCTAGTATTTGAGTATCTGAAGGATCTGAAGCGGGTGGCGGGGCTGCCGAACGGGCGGAGTAAAAATTACCAATTAggtaaaatggcaaaatgagTAAGTATCAGCAGGGAAGGAGTAGGAATTGTGAGACCAGTGGAATGTCGGGGAAAGTCGGAAAGCGGTAGAAGAACAACGGGGATTGAGAAGAGGCAGATGCACTGAAACAAAAGTCTACCATTTAACATACAATTTTCGGATCAgggcatacatatgtatatctacttAGAAGTAagatcaaatcaaaaaatcaatatacaattttatacaattttatttttggacgAATTGTATATGTTTATGAAAGTATATATGAAAGTATGAAAGTATGCATGgttatatgtatgcatgtttatgtatgtatgggtGTATGTTTATATGGATGTATGTTTATATGGATGTggttttatatgtatgtatgtgcgacAGCATCAAATTATTGGGTACCAGCTGGTTGGAGGAGCTCGATCCCTTTGAGTTGAAGCCTAGCGTCCAGGTGGTCACCGTTCATCCAGCCGTTGCTGCCGCCCACGTTGAACTTGTGCGTCTAGTTCATGGCGCGATTCATTTGGTAACCATGTGGATAAAATGGGTTCATGTTAAAGTTGTTGGCCGGATGCATGACAAAGTTGTTGGCCGGATGCATGCTAAAGTTGTTGCCCGGATGCATGTTAAAGTTGTTGCCCGGGTGCATGTTAAAGTTGTTGGGCGCGTGCATGTTGAAGATGTCCAAatcgttattgttgttggtgttgttgttggtgttgttggtgtttttgttgctgctgttttgggAGCTCTGGatctgttggttttttttcggCACGACCCTTTTGTCAGCACTCGACACACGGACCGAAACGCCCTTGATTATGTGATCCTCTCCCCACAGGAGCTGTGGTATGTACGGATCGAGAAAGGTCACAAAGCTAAAACCCCTGAAGGGCTTGGGAATGACCACCTCGATCACTTCGCCAAACTGGGAGAAATACTCGCGCAAGTCTTCCGCATCTATGTCCTCGGTGCAGCGGCCGACGAATACCTTGCCAGGCACCTGGTTGCCAATGCCCCTCGAGGAGGGCACCTTAACCTCGCACCAGCGACCATCAATTAAATGGCGCTTGGAGAGTACGCGCATCTGGGCATCGTAAGAGCCAAAGCGCACGAACCCGAAGCCCTTGGATTGACCCGACGTGTTGTCCCTCTTGATCTCAGCCTTCACCACATCGCCGTAGGTCTCGAAGAACTCACGCAAAGTCTGATCGGTGGTTTTATAGGACAAGCCGAGCACGATGAGATCAAAGCAGCGCAGAAGGGGCTCGGTGCGCTTGGTCTTGGCAACTGAGTTTTCCGAGTTATCGTCGCTCTGGCGCTTGT
It contains:
- the LOC27206222 gene encoding TAR DNA-binding protein 43, with protein sequence MGFVQVSEKEGDEPIELPAEEDGTLLLSTLQAQFPECSGLQYRIVETKAVRGVRSNEGRMYSPSEESGWGEHHYFCVFPKKNKRQSDDNSENSVAKTKRTEPLLRCFDLIVLGLSYKTTDQTLREFFETYGDVVKAEIKRDNTSGQSKGFGFVRFGSYDAQMRVLSKRHLIDGRWCEVKVPSSRGIGNQVPGKVFVGRCTEDIDAEDLREYFSQFGEVIEVVIPKPFRGFSFVTFLDPYIPQLLWGEDHIIKGVSVRVSSADKRVVPKKNQQIQSSQNSSNKNTNNTNNNTNNNNDLDIFNMHAPNNFNMHPGNNFNMHPGNNFSMHPANNFVMHPANNFNMNPFYPHGYQMNRAMN